One genomic segment of Trichococcus shcherbakoviae includes these proteins:
- a CDS encoding PTS lactose/cellobiose transporter subunit IIA — MAEPKNLDVIMQLIMHGGDAKGNAIEAIEAAKAGDFALANEKISESEKALVEAHHAQTGLLTQEASGDAVELSLLMVHGQDHLMTSIAFKDLAKEIVEIYEKISK; from the coding sequence ATGGCAGAACCAAAAAACCTGGATGTCATCATGCAGTTGATCATGCATGGGGGCGATGCAAAAGGAAATGCGATTGAAGCGATCGAAGCGGCAAAAGCAGGAGACTTTGCATTAGCAAACGAAAAAATCAGTGAATCGGAAAAAGCATTGGTGGAAGCCCACCATGCGCAGACCGGTCTGTTGACACAAGAAGCATCAGGCGATGCAGTGGAACTGTCGTTATTGATGGTCCACGGACAAGATCATTTGATGACTTCCATCGCATTCAAAGATTTGGCGAAAGAAATCGTCGAAATCTACGAGAAAATCAGCAAATAA
- a CDS encoding PTS sugar transporter subunit IIB encodes MADKTIMLVCAAGMSTSLLVSKMQKAAVAQGLDADIFAVSASEADAHLAKQKIDVLMLGPQVKYMKKQFEDKVAGTDTKMDVINMQDYGMMNGEKVLKTALTLMGE; translated from the coding sequence ATGGCAGATAAAACAATCATGTTAGTATGTGCAGCTGGAATGAGCACCAGCTTACTTGTGTCAAAAATGCAAAAAGCGGCGGTGGCACAAGGATTGGACGCTGATATTTTCGCAGTATCCGCTTCAGAAGCAGACGCACATTTGGCTAAGCAAAAAATCGACGTCCTGATGTTGGGACCTCAAGTCAAATACATGAAGAAACAATTCGAAGATAAAGTTGCCGGCACTGACACAAAAATGGATGTCATCAACATGCAGGACTACGGCATGATGAACGGCGAAAAAGTATTGAAAACAGCTCTTACTTTAATGGGCGAATAA
- a CDS encoding CAP domain-containing protein: MRLIKGLLFTGIAALVVGYGINPTAFNEKFPFLEQAVQSDVTEKIKVLTSPGGVDLLTAPFTRPDEIDYTLVEDKIMTLLNELRLEQGLLPLTKNETLKAAADHRAIETQTSFSHTRPDGTDFYTIILTDDYWYPYQTVGENLAMATYFKDEAGMAEFLFDGWVESEGHYANMVHPDFLEVGIGVHYDGEFLYAVQIFGKQNQ; this comes from the coding sequence ATGCGTTTAATAAAAGGCCTGCTGTTCACTGGCATAGCTGCACTAGTGGTCGGATACGGAATAAACCCAACCGCCTTTAACGAAAAGTTCCCCTTTTTGGAGCAGGCAGTCCAATCAGACGTGACCGAAAAAATAAAAGTGCTGACAAGTCCTGGAGGCGTCGATCTGCTCACAGCGCCATTCACCCGACCTGATGAAATCGACTATACACTAGTGGAAGACAAAATAATGACTTTGCTGAATGAACTCCGCCTGGAGCAAGGGCTGCTTCCCCTCACGAAGAACGAAACGCTTAAAGCGGCAGCCGATCACCGAGCCATTGAAACCCAGACATCATTTTCGCACACCCGGCCGGACGGGACAGATTTTTACACAATCATCCTGACAGATGATTACTGGTACCCTTATCAAACTGTCGGAGAAAATCTGGCAATGGCAACCTATTTCAAGGACGAAGCAGGTATGGCTGAATTTTTGTTCGATGGATGGGTGGAAAGCGAAGGACATTATGCCAATATGGTTCATCCCGATTTCCTCGAGGTAGGCATCGGCGTCCATTATGACGGGGAATTCCTGTATGCCGTACAAATTTTCGGAAAACAAAATCAATAA
- a CDS encoding universal stress protein, which produces MLAEYKNILVPVDGSGQSEDSFKKAIAIAKRNNAALHLIYVKDTRNVPLSPEYESRLTEAYKDMEYEFLDEMMTFATNEGIEIKKSVTNGNPMTLIAEAFPKEYNIDLIVIGATGKGAITRAFVGSVSNYVVRHAPCDVLVVRT; this is translated from the coding sequence ATGTTAGCAGAATACAAAAATATTTTGGTTCCCGTTGACGGTTCAGGTCAGTCAGAAGATTCGTTCAAAAAAGCTATTGCCATTGCCAAACGCAATAACGCCGCGTTACACCTTATCTACGTCAAGGACACACGAAATGTTCCTCTTAGCCCTGAATATGAATCCAGATTGACGGAAGCATACAAGGACATGGAATATGAATTCCTCGATGAAATGATGACATTCGCCACAAATGAAGGGATTGAAATCAAGAAGTCTGTAACCAACGGCAACCCAATGACGTTGATCGCTGAAGCATTTCCAAAAGAATATAACATCGATCTTATTGTCATCGGAGCGACCGGCAAAGGTGCAATCACCAGGGCTTTTGTTGGATCGGTCTCTAACTATGTGGTCCGTCATGCACCGTGTGATGTTTTGGTTGTCCGTACCTAA